A region of Micromonospora sp. WMMD882 DNA encodes the following proteins:
- a CDS encoding PLP-dependent aminotransferase family protein: MTGQVRGGQLARLLGQWHALPGRRRHPDYAALAGSVRGLLADGRLPLGVRLPAERELAEALRISRTTVTAAYRELRESGHLTSRRGAGSWTTLPGGHRVASSGLWTPQDDLDMIDLGIAALAAPPELVPATRAAAEDLPRYLGSAGYHPTGIIELREAVARHYTGRGLPTSPEQIMVTNGTQHALDLVLRLVLPPGGGVLVESPTYPNALAALSARRARVATHGLALDAGWDAELLLGSIRQSRPRLVYVIPDFQNPTGHLMPVELRERVVGAAHAAGADVVVDESFVDLPLDDTPLPPPTATFDRHSRVVSIGGMSKPYWGGLRIGWVRASAPQVQRLAATRIGVDMASPVLEQLVAVHLLADGERIVAARRALLTAQRNALLAALADRLPQWRVAVPPGGVTLWAELDGPVSSALARAAEEVGVRLAPGPRFGLDGTLERFLRLPFTLPAADLVEAVQRIAAVRYDLDRAGRQPWREPSVIA; encoded by the coding sequence GTGACCGGTCAGGTCCGCGGGGGGCAACTGGCCCGCCTGCTCGGCCAGTGGCATGCGCTGCCCGGCCGTCGCCGGCACCCCGACTACGCCGCGCTGGCCGGTTCCGTCCGAGGGCTGCTCGCCGACGGCCGCCTGCCCCTGGGGGTGCGCCTGCCGGCCGAGCGGGAGCTCGCCGAGGCGCTGCGGATCAGCCGTACCACGGTCACCGCCGCCTACCGGGAGCTGCGGGAGAGCGGTCATCTGACCAGCCGGCGCGGCGCGGGGAGCTGGACCACCCTGCCCGGCGGGCACCGGGTGGCCAGCTCCGGCCTGTGGACCCCGCAGGACGACCTGGACATGATCGACCTGGGTATCGCGGCGCTGGCCGCCCCGCCGGAGCTGGTCCCGGCGACCCGGGCCGCCGCCGAGGACCTGCCCCGCTACCTGGGCAGCGCCGGCTACCACCCGACCGGCATCATCGAGCTGCGCGAGGCGGTCGCCCGGCACTACACCGGGCGGGGGCTGCCCACCAGCCCCGAGCAGATCATGGTCACCAACGGCACCCAGCACGCGCTGGACCTGGTGCTGCGGCTGGTGCTGCCGCCCGGCGGCGGCGTGCTCGTCGAGTCACCCACCTATCCCAACGCGTTGGCCGCCCTGTCCGCGCGGCGGGCCCGCGTCGCCACCCACGGTCTCGCCCTGGACGCCGGCTGGGACGCCGAGCTGCTGCTGGGCAGCATCCGCCAGTCCCGGCCACGACTGGTGTACGTGATCCCGGACTTCCAGAACCCGACCGGCCACCTCATGCCGGTCGAGCTGCGCGAGCGGGTCGTCGGCGCGGCCCACGCGGCGGGCGCCGACGTGGTGGTCGACGAGTCCTTCGTCGACCTGCCGCTGGACGACACCCCGCTGCCCCCGCCGACCGCCACCTTCGACAGGCACTCCCGCGTGGTCAGCATCGGCGGGATGAGCAAGCCGTACTGGGGTGGGCTGCGGATCGGCTGGGTGCGCGCGTCGGCCCCGCAGGTGCAGCGGCTCGCCGCCACCCGGATCGGGGTGGACATGGCCAGCCCGGTGCTGGAGCAGCTCGTCGCCGTCCACCTGCTCGCCGACGGGGAGCGCATCGTGGCCGCCCGGCGGGCGTTGCTGACCGCCCAGCGGAACGCGCTGCTCGCCGCGCTGGCCGACCGGCTGCCGCAGTGGCGGGTGGCCGTGCCGCCGGGCGGGGTGACGCTCTGGGCCGAGCTGGACGGGCCGGTCTCCAGCGCCCTGGCCCGCGCCGCCGAGGAGGTCGGCGTACGTCTCGCGCCCGGCCCCCGGTTCGGCCTGGACGGCACCCTGGAGCGGTTCCTGCGGCTCCCGTTCACCCTGCCCGCCGCCGACCTGGTCGAGGCGGTGCAGCGGATCGCCGCGGTCCGCTACGACCTGGACCGGGCCGGCCGGCAGCCGTGGCGGGAGCCGTCGGTCATCGCCTGA